caaagtttccttccccttcctgtggttcttggtgtttttctcaatTGGGGTTCTATGAactattagcagttatgatttctaaaagaatcatggttgcaagtatatttttaagatcatacatctatgatgcaaGTAAGACCATGATATtcattgtgctttcttgctaatgttctttctacagttttatatattcaaattgtgaaatatattcacctgagtctggttagtgagatactttgttattttcatttctttcagaactatcTCACTATTGCAGCAAAGACCTGTTACCAGAACAGGGCATAAACgacccctttcagaaatcaataatgagactatatggaagctctGGCCTTGAAAATACACacttaagaagagactgggagtgtgtgggtgagtgtaagaggcagaaagtatgttctgatggtcttacccaatgtttgtcaacttgtcatagaaaaatcttcaaaagtgacaaatgtataaaagtctttagcaaatcatcaaacctAAATAGaaacaagacaagacatactggagagaaaagttccaaacttaaagaatgtagcaaaacttttaaccacagctctaatgtttctggacatagaaaaattcttaccacagagaaatcctacaagtgtgaagaatgtggaaaaccttttaactgttgctcaaaacttattatacataggagaattcacactggagagaaaccctacaaatgtgaagaatgtggtaaagcctttacccagtccatacaccttactcaacataaaagaatccatactggagagaaaccctacaaatgtgaagaatgtgacaaagcctttatccagttctcaatccttagtcaacataaaagaattcatactggagagaaaccctacaaatgtgaagaatgtggcaaagcctttaaatGGTCCTCAACCCttattctacataaaagaattcatactggagagaaaccctacaaatgtgaagaatgtggtaaagcctttaaccagtcctcaatccttactcgacataaaaaaattcatactggagagaaaccctacaaatgtgaagaatgtgacaaagcctttaaccggtcctcaaaccttactcaacataaaagaattcatactagagagaaactctacaaatgtgaagaatgtggcaaagcctttaactgtTCCTCAACCCTTATTCTACATAATAGAATTCATAccggagagaaaccctacaaatgtgaagaatgtggcaaagcctttaactgtTCCTCAACCCTTATTCTACATAatagaattcatactggagagaaaccctacaaatgtgaagaatgtggcaaagcctttaaccagtcctcaatccttactcgacataaaagaattcatactggagagaaaccctacaaatgtgaagaatgtggcaaagcctttacccagtgttcaggccttactcaacataaaagaattcatactggagagaaaccctaaaatgttgtagaatgtggcaaaggctttATCCAGCTCCGAgacttcactctacataaatgaatccatacaggagagaaaccatagaaatgtgagaaatgtggcaaagcattttcccagtgctcacaccttaatcttcaTAGAAGAatgcataacagagaaaaattccatgaacgtgagaattgtggcaaagtctttaataactgctcgcattttattcaacaccaaataaattatactagataaaagtgagataaatgtaatgagtatggaagtgctttccctaagtattagctttaaaatgcacaacagtacttaaagtaaacaatcataatgtagagtgctgacaataccttttgttacaacagagatcttattggacatgggagaacttacactgaaaaaaatgctccaatattttccccaacattgctcaacatcacaaaaattttaagagatagacaccttacaaatataatgaatgtgaaaaaatatttatgcaaaagatataccttagagaaccacaaagaattgatagttaaaattactctacagatataatgaatttcagaacacatttaacgaagaatcaagtctaaacaaatatcagaggattcacagtgcaatacactaatgcactaacacattcacagatttctttaaaccaggttgttgattatagagtactacccagttaaaatagttagttgatttacttgtatgtcagctttaaaaagagagagattttgtgagagttataattacatgtaaaatatactttctggtcagggtggggtaaaaatataaaaagatataattttttccctttttgacaagcaaatattaatgttattcaactttaaaaacagtagatggtatgctttcattcttagtgtgtatgtgaatgtctgtggttaatgatagctacattgcatttattagtagtctttgtgtattcaataggcattattcatgtacttttccatgggaaattaaaatcactgaaatgtaagatttatgaagtggagaggtactatggatttttcttataacaaacagtatctcaagtgatgtatgatgtggGTATACAggctaatattcttctcattataatcagaagaaaaattacaatattaaaaataacttgttttaatattatacattatgatagataataaaatcaaatgaaatttagaatatttttagataacatgtaaacttaatttgtttcattaaattaaaaataattttaatgtgtcaaacatgttgtagattgaacGAAGTGTTAtttttgcaccaactttaacctatccaatgttactcaaagttggagataatgtgttgtaaaaatgtactgtggggtTACAGAGTAAAAATACATcacttgtgatcctttttatcagtgtctctactttgaagaataatgttcccgaagctctttttcattatatttataattatattgttactataatgcttataataaagatttttgtacttaatgaaaagccatacatttcttaacacagcatgactacttattacattctatcctacatttttctttaagttgcaaaattatctcctcctgcaatAACTTCAgacacatgtattttatttgaaattaaccaattaccaaaaacagaaagtctCACTGATAACCAAGTAAGTTTAGGATGCACcgtttatgacaaatagggctgtccgggcttcttccttctttgttcacagaaaattattatctagataacatgtatgtaaaaggatTTGCGTAGCTATGTCCAGTAACAACTTTATGTtgtgcctttgaaatgtctcagtggattggcactgtgcacatcacattctgctttaattgagtgataagagggtttttttttcaattctcttttaactttgtggataggttttctgagttggagactctttacttttaatatctactgaacactttccagaattaaaaatgcaacataaacataaaatgtgcccaccacttctaaattagaagggctttggacactagattccttcttgggcttccagtctgtaaccggcaagtctgcagcacagagcttcactgtccccacatttgcaaacagtaagttctctaggcctttttggtgtctactgtccctccagagcatacttagaccagattcctgtcaATACCctctcataggataaaaatcagtagttctatcctttttctaaatgcatctcacatctttagaactgaaatggattcagagaccatggggctcagacagaaatgggaacaagttactgtgcactgtgtgtgacacataaactccctttctgctttctgttttgcccaaatgccaggaagtgtgcatgagtgctactgaatccatgcctctttagagacctaaatctgcagatttgaattctgaatgaaaggtccaaggttcctcaagatgcattagacaggttccaaagaggaaattttcttcctgttttccttccctctctgtaaaagcaaagaatacacaagtgtatacacacgttgtatacacatgttgtgtatcctttgcttttacagagggaaggaaactagACTTGGCCTCAACCGAGAATTCCCAACACAGGGACATACTCTGGAATAGGGATGtaccaaaaactcaggggagacatatgctgcagtgttagagatcaacatggacttgtaagttgagtttgaaaaaacctttttggggtgagtgtagacaattttctagatcttctgtaatgtcgtattataatgtcttgtattataatgtcttgtgtaatgtcatattataattgtgttagaggaatagaaaggctggcaccacatctaaatttttctgtaaattattggacacttactactcaccttttctggcacagcaaggattaaatcacacaatgtaaaggcttctttacagtgcaacatactatacttctgagcacatagcacatgctcagtagacattgcattatgctgctcttcactttggaaattaagtatatgttgtgatgagtgtagggcaaaaggcagtaggtatgctgtgcttgctgtctctacctgagttccaataataatggatctagattgAACAACATCACCCCTAAAAGGGGACAtgtcaaagaacccaattaatatACCCCTTTCACACcaccagaccacatttcttagagtgaggcccacagtaccacatgatttatattcacagtgatgtttcagagacaattttaagataattacctctcagcccaggctatcagttaggataacctggctagattgaagaaacaccatcacctgcctgttgggctgggtgggaacatccatgtggttttaattgagccccacaaaattctaatttgataccagcgtcaagcattaggacttctgcatatattcttgtgaattgagtttagcctttgttctagagggaagtcacaggttctgctctcttgggtttggtagaggcagatcagtttggTCCAGATTCCCATTCCAGTAGCAGaatctcctggcacctgtagcagggggaggtaaccagaagaaaagacagaagaaccTCACTTTTGGTCTCCATaaaggagctgatcatagctgaatcttttctatgactaagaacaagtgagtgtagccttactgcattttatgttcctccgcttgtgaatattgtggaaacaagggaactAATATTGCTGACTCCTTTAAGTgtagtctgaagatttaattataattgttctacacaatctcacctgaaaaggaatttcagagtagaagaagagggagaagaaatggctggttttcaggtaactGTGTCCTAATTTAGGGGTTGTGtctactctttctcctagaaagtcatgtagaactttagttttttgaacttgtaaaatttacttctttacttctgatgtatatgcctaaaaagttttgtaactacatgtttttctttattcttatgatagtcaaggaactctggaaaatccttcctccctatacaacagaacctgctctatattctctcccacaagcttcttactacaataaccaagtttcataagaactgtatgacatgtaatattgaaaatgttcccattgtgacaggtcaagatagaatagtgtgaatgtctgagatttGTCCTGGGGATGgaatagagtctttggatttcagtgaggaagagaaacatgtactctcaatgtttgatctggatg
This sequence is a window from Microcebus murinus isolate Inina chromosome 31, M.murinus_Inina_mat1.0, whole genome shotgun sequence. Protein-coding genes within it:
- the LOC142865682 gene encoding uncharacterized protein LOC142865682, which codes for MSCHFSLNKTGLVASKPDLITFLEQKKEPWNVKTNETVAKHSGEFTLERNPTNVKNVVKPLPSPYTLLNIKESILERNPTNVKNVTKPLSSSQSLVNIKEFILERNPTNVKNVAKPLNGPQPLFYIKEFILERNPTNVKNVVKPLTSPQSLLDIKKFILERNPTNVKNVTKPLTGPQTLLNIKEFILERNSTNVKNVAKPLTVPQPLFYIIEFIPERNPTNVKNVAKPLTVPQPLFYIIEFILERNPTNVKNVAKPLTSPQSLLDIKEFILERNPTNVKNVKGVLMLVTFIPVTQYNWC